A single Nitrosospira multiformis ATCC 25196 DNA region contains:
- a CDS encoding efflux RND transporter periplasmic adaptor subunit encodes MKMVTKLSIVLGLIATLVLSGCQKHDTHEEMPHYAATTPFREDTSILEPYVCQIRAIRHIEVRSLEKGYLTHIFIDEGQWVKKGQPMFKIMPNVYQAELLTAEAEAQNVNIEYLNTKALADKNIVSANELALAKAKLDKANAQVNLAKTHLGFTDIRAPFDGITDHLAVRIGSLLDEDDLLTELSDIAHLWVYFNVPEAKYLDFIRREKGKTNEKVQLRMANGEIYEHTGVIETIVGDFYNTSGNIQFRALFENPDRVLRHGQTGTILMTVPYPNAMLIPQKATFEIMDKIYLYVVNKEEKVEQRLIQIEAELPHMFIVKSGVNDGERILIEGMRKVSPGDKVMIDLKPPQEVRSELMKLYTE; translated from the coding sequence ATGAAAATGGTCACTAAATTATCCATCGTTCTAGGCTTAATCGCCACTCTGGTATTGAGTGGATGCCAAAAACACGACACACATGAAGAAATGCCGCACTATGCGGCAACCACACCGTTCCGTGAAGACACTTCCATCCTGGAACCCTATGTCTGTCAGATTCGCGCCATCAGACATATTGAAGTCCGCTCTTTGGAAAAGGGCTATTTAACCCATATTTTTATAGACGAAGGGCAATGGGTAAAAAAGGGACAACCCATGTTCAAAATCATGCCCAACGTCTATCAGGCAGAACTTCTAACTGCGGAAGCTGAAGCGCAAAATGTGAACATCGAATACCTCAATACCAAGGCCTTGGCTGATAAGAATATCGTATCAGCCAATGAATTGGCTTTGGCAAAAGCAAAATTAGATAAGGCTAACGCGCAGGTGAACTTGGCGAAAACCCACTTGGGGTTCACCGATATCAGAGCACCCTTTGATGGGATTACGGATCATTTGGCTGTTAGGATCGGCAGCCTTCTGGATGAAGATGATTTGTTGACGGAGTTGTCTGATATCGCCCACTTGTGGGTCTATTTCAACGTCCCGGAAGCTAAATATCTGGATTTTATAAGGCGCGAAAAAGGCAAAACCAATGAAAAAGTGCAGTTAAGGATGGCAAATGGCGAGATTTACGAGCATACGGGGGTCATCGAGACAATTGTAGGTGATTTTTATAATACCTCCGGCAACATTCAGTTTCGTGCCTTGTTCGAGAACCCGGACAGGGTTCTCAGGCATGGTCAGACAGGAACAATTCTGATGACCGTACCTTACCCAAACGCCATGCTCATCCCTCAAAAAGCGACGTTCGAAATCATGGATAAAATCTATCTCTACGTCGTCAACAAAGAAGAAAAAGTGGAGCAAAGGCTTATCCAGATAGAGGCCGAGTTGCCCCACATGTTTATTGTTAAAAGCGGCGTGAATGACGGCGAGAGGATTTTGATCGAGGGTATGCGCAAAGTTAGTCCTGGAGACAAGGTTATGATCGATTTAAAGCCACCCCAAGAGGTTCGCTCAGAGTTGATGAAATTGTATACCGAGTAA
- a CDS encoding efflux RND transporter permease subunit, with amino-acid sequence MFGIFLKRPVLAIVLSLLFIFMGLLAMKSLPVSQFPDIAPPRVTVSVSFPGASAQVLVESSLILLERAINGVPGMRYITSDATSAGEATIQVYFNLGVDPNIAMVNVKTRVDQMMSRLPILVQLEGVIVNFVQPSMLMYVNLYSKDKDADQKLLFNYAYVNVIPEIQRITGIAQATILGSRQYAMRIWMNPERMRAYAVSSEEVMKALATQSIIGRPGRLGQSTGMLAQSKEYVLVYKGRFNKPEEYGDIILRAAPTGEILRIKDVAKVTLDSEFYNIFSDKDGFPSASIVLKQNYGSNAQVVIENVKKKLEELKKSFPEGMDYEINYDVSRFVEASIDQVLHTLVEAFILVSLVVFIFLGDWRSTLIPVLAVPVSLVGAFAVMSAFGLSINLITLFALVLAIGIVVDDAIVVVEAVHAKMAAEHCTPYEASRKVLQEIGGAIIAITLVMVSVFVPLAFMPGPVGVFYRQFAITMASSITISAIVALSLTPVLCAMILKNTHGQPKRRNPINLFIDAFNSVFEKVTGRYIKFLNVTVTRRIVTLLVLVGFSFGIFAVDKVLPSGFIPGEDQGMIYAIIQTPPGSTIEVTNKVARELEIMAAEIEGVQSISSLAGYEVLTEGRGSNAGTVVVNLKDWSERKHSVNQVIHELEEKAHNLGATIEFFQPPAVPGYGAASGLAFRLVDKTLDTDYFEFDELNKKFMNAMRERKELTGLFTFYAANYPQYELVVDNRLAMQKGVTIEDAMNHLDIMIGSTYEQGFIRFNNFFKVYTQAAPEFRRAPEDVLKYFVKNDKGEMVPYSAFMTMVKKQGPNELTRYNLYNTAAIRAEPAPGYTTGAAIKAIEEVAEATLPRGFEVAWEGLTFDEALRGNEALLIFAVVILFVYLVLAAQYESFALPLVVLCSLPPGIFGAFLLLKGTGLANDVYSQLGMVMLIGLLGKNAVLIVEFASQRQVEGGMTVKEAAIAGAKERFRPILMTSFAFIAGLIPLAMATGAGAVGNRTIGTSALGGMLTGTVFGVIVIPGLYYIFAKMAEGKKLIQGEDLDPLAETYHYGPDDNEK; translated from the coding sequence ATGTTTGGTATTTTTCTCAAAAGACCTGTGCTGGCGATCGTGTTATCGCTGTTGTTCATATTCATGGGCTTGTTGGCAATGAAATCATTGCCCGTTTCCCAGTTTCCAGATATTGCACCGCCCCGGGTCACGGTTTCAGTATCGTTTCCCGGTGCCAGCGCCCAAGTACTGGTGGAATCGTCCCTGATCCTCTTAGAACGCGCTATCAATGGCGTGCCTGGTATGAGATACATCACTTCGGATGCAACCAGCGCCGGAGAAGCGACCATTCAAGTATATTTCAATTTAGGCGTCGATCCGAATATCGCGATGGTTAACGTGAAGACACGCGTGGATCAGATGATGAGCAGGCTACCCATACTGGTGCAGTTGGAAGGCGTGATTGTAAACTTCGTCCAGCCCAGCATGCTCATGTACGTCAACCTCTACAGCAAAGACAAAGACGCCGATCAGAAGCTTTTGTTTAATTATGCCTATGTCAATGTTATTCCGGAGATTCAACGCATTACTGGAATTGCCCAAGCAACCATATTGGGTTCCCGCCAATATGCGATGCGGATTTGGATGAATCCGGAACGGATGAGAGCCTATGCCGTCTCGTCAGAAGAGGTGATGAAGGCACTGGCGACTCAAAGCATTATCGGACGACCTGGTCGGTTGGGGCAAAGCACAGGCATGCTCGCCCAGTCCAAAGAGTACGTGCTGGTTTATAAAGGACGCTTTAACAAGCCGGAAGAATATGGGGACATTATTCTCCGGGCTGCTCCAACAGGCGAGATTCTGCGCATTAAAGACGTTGCCAAGGTCACTCTGGACAGCGAGTTTTATAATATTTTCTCCGATAAGGACGGATTCCCTTCCGCGTCCATCGTGCTGAAGCAAAACTACGGCAGTAATGCCCAAGTAGTCATAGAGAACGTGAAGAAAAAACTGGAAGAATTGAAAAAATCTTTCCCGGAGGGCATGGACTACGAAATCAATTACGATGTGTCGCGTTTCGTTGAGGCGTCTATCGACCAAGTGCTGCACACATTGGTGGAAGCCTTCATTCTGGTCTCCTTGGTGGTTTTCATTTTCCTTGGAGACTGGCGTTCTACCCTGATTCCCGTCCTCGCGGTACCGGTTTCGCTGGTCGGAGCATTTGCCGTCATGTCTGCGTTCGGGCTTTCCATCAACCTCATCACCTTGTTTGCCTTAGTGTTGGCTATTGGTATTGTGGTCGATGATGCCATTGTGGTAGTGGAGGCAGTGCATGCAAAAATGGCAGCCGAGCATTGCACCCCTTATGAAGCCTCCCGAAAAGTGTTGCAGGAAATCGGTGGCGCCATTATAGCGATTACGCTGGTCATGGTATCAGTGTTCGTCCCTCTTGCGTTTATGCCAGGACCGGTCGGGGTATTTTATCGACAGTTCGCTATCACTATGGCGTCGTCGATCACTATTTCAGCAATTGTGGCTTTATCGCTCACCCCGGTACTGTGTGCCATGATTCTTAAAAACACTCACGGCCAGCCGAAACGGAGAAACCCGATAAACCTTTTCATCGATGCCTTTAACTCTGTTTTCGAAAAGGTCACCGGCCGCTACATCAAATTCCTGAATGTCACGGTCACCCGGCGCATTGTCACGCTTTTGGTATTGGTCGGGTTTAGCTTCGGCATTTTCGCGGTCGATAAAGTCTTGCCTTCCGGTTTTATTCCCGGCGAAGATCAGGGCATGATTTATGCGATTATCCAAACACCGCCCGGGTCAACCATCGAAGTGACCAACAAAGTGGCACGTGAACTGGAAATAATGGCCGCAGAAATCGAAGGCGTACAATCAATTTCTTCCTTAGCCGGCTACGAAGTACTTACCGAAGGCCGTGGATCAAATGCAGGGACTGTTGTGGTCAACCTGAAAGATTGGTCGGAACGTAAACATTCGGTAAATCAAGTTATCCACGAGTTGGAGGAAAAAGCCCATAACCTGGGTGCGACCATCGAGTTTTTTCAACCGCCGGCAGTGCCGGGATACGGTGCGGCATCGGGTTTGGCGTTTCGCTTGGTGGACAAGACGTTAGACACGGATTACTTCGAATTCGATGAACTTAATAAAAAATTCATGAATGCGATGCGTGAACGTAAGGAATTGACCGGCTTGTTCACTTTTTATGCGGCCAATTATCCGCAATACGAACTGGTCGTCGACAATAGGCTGGCCATGCAAAAAGGGGTTACCATCGAAGACGCGATGAATCACCTAGACATCATGATCGGCAGTACTTATGAACAGGGCTTTATTCGCTTCAATAACTTTTTTAAGGTCTACACCCAGGCCGCGCCGGAATTCAGGCGAGCCCCTGAAGATGTGTTGAAATATTTTGTGAAAAATGATAAAGGCGAAATGGTGCCGTACTCTGCCTTCATGACCATGGTGAAAAAGCAGGGGCCCAACGAGCTGACGCGTTATAACCTCTATAACACGGCGGCGATTCGGGCCGAGCCCGCACCGGGTTATACCACTGGCGCAGCTATCAAGGCAATCGAAGAGGTTGCGGAAGCCACTTTGCCGCGAGGTTTTGAAGTTGCCTGGGAAGGCTTGACATTCGACGAAGCCCTTCGGGGCAATGAAGCACTGCTGATCTTCGCCGTCGTTATCCTGTTTGTCTATCTGGTGCTGGCCGCACAATACGAAAGCTTTGCTTTACCCTTGGTCGTGTTATGTTCGCTACCTCCCGGTATTTTCGGTGCCTTTTTATTGTTAAAAGGAACAGGGCTTGCCAATGATGTCTATTCCCAACTGGGAATGGTGATGTTGATTGGCTTGCTCGGCAAAAACGCGGTACTGATTGTCGAGTTTGCAAGCCAGAGGCAAGTCGAAGGAGGAATGACGGTCAAAGAAGCGGCGATTGCGGGCGCAAAAGAGCGTTTCCGGCCGATTTTGATGACTTCATTTGCCTTTATAGCCGGGCTGATACCCTTGGCGATGGCTACGGGAGCTGGAGCGGTTGGCAACAGGACGATTGGTACCTCAGCACTGGGTGGGATGCTTACCGGTACCGTGTTTGGCGTTATCGTTATTCCAGGACTTTATTATATTTTTGCGAAAATGGCAGAGGGTAAAAAATTAATTCAAGGTGAAGACCTTGATCCTCTAGCCGAAACTTATCACTACGGCCCGGATGACAATGAAAAATAA
- a CDS encoding efflux RND transporter permease subunit translates to MNQIVIMALRKPYTFVVLSILIVLFGIRAIRHTPTDVFPTIKTA, encoded by the coding sequence ATGAACCAGATCGTAATTATGGCGCTGCGGAAACCTTACACCTTCGTGGTTCTTTCCATTCTGATCGTCCTGTTTGGAATCAGGGCGATACGGCATACCCCAACGGACGTCTTTCCCACTATCAAGACGGCATGA